A genomic window from Sanguibacter antarcticus includes:
- a CDS encoding transglycosylase domain-containing protein: MASSSNRPARSTGSGAQSRTPSTRRTASSTGRSTGRPTARTSGRPTGRTSGRTTSKRKFFDYPRSGKGPIHRWLPSWRVVVGTGLTVIALVVGLVLAAYASITVPKSADEFALAQASKVYYADGVTEMATYADQNREIIESEEIPEHVKQAVVASEDGSFYENSGIDPMGMARALIGNLKGGRVTGGSTITQQYVERYYKGSTTSDYAGKVEEVLMAVKIDRQQDKDQILTGYLNTIYFGRGANGIQTAALLYFGVPASELTVAQAALIAGVIPNPTGWDPRNDPEKAESRWEYVVGRMVEKGFLTQAERDALVYPEAVPFVQENKLAGPKGYLLDMVTRELDSDAAIDEEDLLTGGLTIVTTIDKGIQDQAEQAIANMATDSSPNLVKTIVTIDPATGGYLALYAGADYTTTQFNGATQGTAQAGSTFKPFALMAGLEAGKTLYDTFDGNSPKSFGEYEVANFAYKDYGVVTLEKATAESINTAYIELNEEIGPENTVDVAVRAGVPADGLESNLANVLGTATVRPVDMASAYATFAAQGVRHEAHILASVSRGGAVTYTPPNTPQQEFQAPDVAELTYALTKVVEEGSGKAASALGVPIAGKTGTSQDNKSAWFVGYTPQFVTAVTLYQSGEGGVQETITPFGGVSAENGVTGGTIPVQVWTDYMGMVLEGREVVQFPARTKVTKPTYAPTQEPTYEPTEEATTEAPEDETATVPNGLVGRSRNNAESAVRAAGLNSSITEAYDSDVKKGNVISVVPGEGSETAIGSTVSIVVSKGPDQSSIPTQEPTEEPEPEPEPEPTATATTKPTTTPAPEPTATSEEVPEVTTPKSSG; encoded by the coding sequence GTGGCGAGCTCGAGCAATCGACCGGCGCGCTCCACGGGAAGCGGAGCACAGTCGCGCACACCCTCGACGCGACGGACGGCCAGCAGCACAGGCCGCAGCACCGGTCGCCCGACGGCCCGCACGAGCGGCCGTCCGACGGGCCGCACGAGCGGCCGCACGACGTCCAAGCGCAAGTTCTTCGACTACCCCCGGTCAGGCAAGGGCCCGATCCACCGCTGGCTGCCGTCGTGGCGGGTCGTCGTCGGGACGGGCCTGACGGTCATCGCGCTCGTGGTGGGCCTCGTCCTCGCGGCCTACGCCTCGATCACGGTCCCGAAGAGCGCTGACGAGTTCGCGCTCGCGCAGGCCTCGAAGGTCTACTACGCCGACGGCGTCACCGAGATGGCGACCTACGCGGACCAGAACCGCGAGATCATCGAGAGCGAAGAGATCCCGGAGCACGTCAAGCAGGCCGTCGTCGCGTCCGAGGACGGCTCGTTCTACGAGAACTCCGGGATCGACCCGATGGGCATGGCCCGGGCGCTCATCGGGAACCTCAAGGGTGGCCGCGTCACCGGTGGTTCGACGATCACGCAACAGTACGTGGAGCGCTACTACAAGGGCTCGACGACGTCCGACTACGCGGGCAAGGTCGAAGAGGTCCTCATGGCGGTGAAGATCGACCGTCAGCAGGACAAGGACCAGATCCTCACCGGCTACCTCAACACGATCTACTTCGGTCGCGGTGCCAACGGCATCCAGACCGCTGCGCTCCTGTACTTCGGCGTCCCGGCCTCCGAGCTGACGGTCGCGCAGGCGGCCCTCATCGCTGGTGTGATCCCCAACCCGACCGGGTGGGACCCCCGCAACGACCCGGAGAAGGCTGAGAGCCGCTGGGAGTACGTCGTCGGCCGGATGGTCGAAAAAGGGTTCCTCACGCAGGCCGAGCGTGATGCTCTCGTCTACCCCGAGGCCGTCCCGTTCGTTCAGGAGAACAAACTTGCCGGCCCTAAGGGCTACCTGCTCGACATGGTCACCCGCGAGCTCGACTCGGACGCCGCCATCGACGAGGAGGACCTGCTCACCGGTGGGCTGACCATCGTCACGACGATCGACAAGGGCATCCAGGACCAGGCCGAGCAGGCCATCGCGAACATGGCGACCGACAGCTCGCCGAACCTCGTCAAGACGATCGTCACGATCGACCCGGCGACAGGCGGGTACCTTGCCCTTTACGCAGGGGCCGACTACACGACTACGCAGTTCAACGGTGCGACCCAGGGAACTGCCCAGGCAGGCTCGACCTTCAAGCCCTTCGCTCTCATGGCCGGACTCGAGGCGGGCAAGACGCTCTACGACACCTTCGACGGCAACTCGCCGAAGTCGTTCGGCGAGTACGAGGTCGCGAACTTCGCTTACAAGGACTACGGGGTCGTCACCCTCGAGAAGGCCACAGCCGAATCGATCAACACTGCGTACATCGAGCTGAACGAGGAGATCGGTCCGGAGAACACCGTCGACGTCGCTGTGCGTGCAGGCGTCCCTGCTGACGGCCTCGAGTCGAACCTCGCCAACGTCCTCGGGACAGCGACGGTCCGTCCGGTCGACATGGCCAGCGCTTACGCGACCTTCGCGGCTCAGGGCGTCCGGCACGAGGCGCACATCCTGGCGAGCGTGAGCCGGGGAGGCGCGGTCACCTACACGCCTCCGAACACGCCCCAGCAGGAGTTCCAGGCTCCTGATGTCGCGGAGCTCACGTATGCGCTGACGAAGGTCGTCGAAGAAGGATCCGGAAAGGCGGCGAGTGCGCTCGGTGTGCCGATCGCCGGCAAGACGGGAACGTCCCAGGACAACAAGTCCGCCTGGTTCGTGGGGTACACGCCTCAGTTCGTCACGGCCGTCACTCTCTACCAGTCCGGTGAGGGGGGAGTGCAGGAGACCATCACGCCGTTCGGCGGCGTCTCCGCGGAGAACGGCGTCACCGGCGGCACCATCCCCGTCCAGGTGTGGACCGACTACATGGGCATGGTGCTCGAAGGCCGCGAGGTCGTCCAGTTCCCCGCGCGGACCAAGGTGACGAAACCGACGTACGCCCCCACCCAGGAACCGACGTACGAGCCCACCGAGGAAGCCACCACCGAGGCGCCAGAGGACGAGACGGCCACTGTGCCCAACGGTCTCGTCGGACGGTCGCGCAACAACGCCGAGTCGGCGGTCCGAGCCGCAGGGCTCAACTCCTCCATCACCGAGGCGTACGACTCGGACGTCAAGAAGGGGAACGTCATCAGCGTCGTCCCGGGCGAAGGGTCGGAGACTGCCATCGGCTCGACCGTGTCGATCGTCGTCTCCAAGGGGCCCGACCAGTCGAGCATCCCGACGCAGGAGCCGACCGAGGAGCCTGAACCGGAGCCTGAACCGGAGCCGACGGCGACAGCCACCACCAAGCCGACCACCACGCCGGCGCCGGAACCCACAGCGACCTCGGAAGAGGTCCCTGAAGTGACCACACCGAAGAGCTCCGGATAG
- a CDS encoding PadR family transcriptional regulator, with amino-acid sequence MRSKSTVLETAILGLLNDSPLHGYELRKRLNLVLGSFRALSYGSLYPCLKTLVTRGLIVGSTSCAAPPHALSGKRARIVYTLTADGKEQLQGVLASSGPAAWEDESFDVRFAFFGQTDAETRIRILEGRRSRLNERLEAVRDSTARTRERLDEYTLELQRHGLEQVEREVRWLDGLINTERDRRRARTPGALPGASLTADAERAPTAPPEETSNPHTVDGDHRLGTDSKERG; translated from the coding sequence GTGCGCAGCAAGTCCACCGTCCTCGAGACAGCCATCCTCGGCCTTCTCAACGACTCCCCGCTGCACGGGTACGAGCTCCGCAAACGTCTCAATCTCGTGCTCGGATCGTTCCGTGCCTTGTCGTACGGGTCGCTGTACCCGTGCCTCAAGACGCTCGTCACCCGCGGGCTCATCGTCGGCAGCACGTCCTGTGCCGCACCACCCCATGCACTCTCAGGCAAGCGCGCGAGGATCGTCTACACGCTCACGGCCGACGGCAAGGAGCAGCTCCAAGGCGTCCTCGCCTCGTCCGGGCCGGCTGCATGGGAAGACGAGAGCTTCGACGTCCGCTTCGCGTTCTTCGGCCAGACGGACGCCGAGACACGCATCCGGATCCTCGAGGGCCGGCGCAGCCGCCTCAACGAGCGTCTCGAAGCGGTGCGCGACTCCACGGCGCGCACCCGTGAGCGGCTCGACGAGTACACGTTGGAGCTCCAACGACATGGCCTCGAGCAGGTCGAACGCGAAGTTCGATGGCTCGACGGCCTCATCAACACCGAGCGCGACCGTCGTCGTGCCCGGACACCGGGAGCACTCCCGGGCGCCAGCCTGACGGCGGACGCAGAACGAGCACCAACCGCACCACCCGAAGAAACCAGCAACCCACACACCGTCGACGGCGATCACCGCCTCGGCACTGACAGCAAGGAGCGAGGATGA
- a CDS encoding inositol-3-phosphate synthase, with protein MTAIRVAIIGVGNCATSLIQGVEFYKNADANDTVPGLMHVQFGDYHVSDLQFVAAFDVDAKKVGFDLSEAILASENNTIKIADVPPTGVTVQRGHTLDGLGKYYSETIEESDAEAVDIVQTLKDVKADVLVCYLPVGSEQAAKYYAQCAIDANVAFVNALPVFIASDPVWAAKFEAAGVPIVGDDIKSQVGATITHRVLARLFEDRGVVLDRTYQLNVGGNMDFKNMLERERLQSKKLSKTQAVTSNIDDGPLAGKKEDRNVHIGPSDYVAWLDDRKWAYVRLEGRAFGEVPLNLEYKLEVWDSPNSAGIIIDAVRAAKIAKDRGIGGPIISASTYFMKSPPVQMEDNKGRAQLESFIRGDIER; from the coding sequence ATGACTGCCATCCGCGTCGCCATCATCGGCGTCGGCAACTGCGCCACGTCACTGATCCAGGGCGTCGAGTTCTACAAGAACGCCGACGCGAACGACACCGTCCCGGGCCTCATGCACGTCCAGTTCGGCGACTACCACGTCTCAGATCTTCAGTTCGTGGCCGCGTTCGACGTGGACGCGAAGAAGGTCGGGTTCGATCTCTCCGAGGCCATCCTGGCGTCTGAGAACAACACGATCAAGATCGCCGACGTACCGCCGACCGGCGTCACCGTGCAGCGTGGACACACCCTCGACGGCCTCGGGAAGTACTACTCCGAGACGATCGAAGAGTCGGACGCCGAGGCTGTGGACATCGTCCAGACCCTCAAGGACGTCAAGGCTGACGTGCTCGTCTGCTACCTGCCTGTCGGTTCCGAGCAGGCCGCGAAGTACTACGCGCAGTGCGCCATCGACGCGAACGTCGCGTTCGTCAACGCGCTCCCCGTCTTCATCGCGTCCGACCCCGTGTGGGCCGCAAAGTTCGAGGCTGCTGGCGTCCCCATCGTCGGTGACGACATCAAGTCCCAGGTCGGCGCGACGATCACGCACCGTGTCCTCGCGCGTCTCTTCGAAGACCGCGGCGTCGTGCTGGACCGCACGTACCAGCTGAACGTCGGCGGCAACATGGACTTCAAGAACATGCTCGAGCGTGAGCGCCTCCAGTCCAAGAAGCTCTCCAAGACGCAGGCCGTCACCTCGAACATCGACGACGGTCCGCTCGCCGGCAAGAAGGAAGACCGCAACGTCCACATCGGCCCGTCGGACTACGTCGCGTGGCTCGACGACCGCAAGTGGGCGTACGTCCGCCTCGAGGGTCGCGCGTTCGGTGAGGTTCCCCTCAACCTCGAGTACAAGCTCGAGGTCTGGGACTCGCCCAACTCGGCCGGCATCATCATCGACGCCGTGCGCGCCGCGAAGATCGCCAAGGACCGTGGCATCGGCGGACCCATCATCTCCGCATCGACGTACTTCATGAAGTCGCCGCCGGTCCAGATGGAAGACAACAAGGGCCGTGCACAGCTCGAGTCCTTCATCCGTGGTGACATCGAGCGCTGA
- a CDS encoding MFS transporter, giving the protein MGALRDLRQLLRIRDFRRLFTVRMVSQAGDGMFQIGLATLFFFSPESQGTAASIAVAFAILLAPFTLVGPWAGVLLDRWRRRQVLVVANATRVVITVVIAVVILVWGVVPVVYALALLNLSLNRFLLAALSASLPRVVDGPLLLTANALVPTLGAGAAGAGALVGLGIGLAVSDGTLHDALSLGTAAILFAAASALALVFSRDRLGPERLADAQQTRHELARLGNGLVEGARLLVARRTPAQALVMMATHRFLYGLAFVASILLSRNSLGGDDAASSGSGMGTFTLVLAATSVGFALAVVLTPTVARHTGPQVWIVVCLVLAAVSQAVLALDVTLTTLLVCAVPLGLAAQGAKIAVDTIVQRDTPDEYRGRAFALYDVLYNTGFIGASALAAVTLPDSGYSPGLFAGIAVAYAAAALVFGCWGARTPN; this is encoded by the coding sequence GTGGGCGCCCTGAGAGATCTTCGTCAGCTGCTCCGCATCCGTGACTTCCGTCGGCTGTTCACCGTGCGGATGGTCAGCCAGGCCGGCGACGGGATGTTCCAGATCGGCTTGGCGACGTTGTTCTTCTTCTCGCCGGAGAGCCAGGGCACCGCTGCGAGCATCGCGGTGGCGTTCGCGATCCTGCTCGCGCCGTTCACGCTGGTGGGCCCCTGGGCAGGAGTGCTGCTCGACCGCTGGCGCCGCCGCCAGGTGCTCGTCGTCGCCAACGCGACGCGGGTGGTGATCACCGTCGTCATCGCTGTGGTCATCCTCGTGTGGGGCGTCGTCCCGGTCGTGTACGCCCTTGCTCTCCTCAATCTCTCGCTCAACCGCTTCCTGCTCGCTGCGCTGTCTGCGTCGTTGCCCCGCGTGGTGGACGGACCGCTGCTGCTCACGGCGAACGCCCTCGTCCCGACCCTCGGCGCGGGAGCAGCGGGTGCGGGAGCGCTCGTCGGCCTCGGAATCGGCCTCGCGGTCTCCGACGGGACGCTGCACGACGCCCTCTCGTTGGGGACCGCGGCGATCCTCTTCGCGGCTGCCTCGGCCCTCGCGCTCGTCTTCTCCCGCGACAGGCTGGGTCCGGAACGCCTGGCCGACGCGCAACAGACGCGCCACGAGCTCGCCCGCCTGGGGAACGGGCTGGTCGAGGGCGCACGGCTTCTCGTGGCACGACGGACCCCCGCGCAGGCGCTCGTCATGATGGCGACGCACCGTTTCCTCTACGGTCTCGCGTTCGTGGCAAGCATCCTTCTCTCACGAAACTCTCTCGGCGGGGACGACGCCGCGTCGTCCGGCTCAGGGATGGGGACGTTCACGCTCGTCCTCGCGGCGACGTCTGTCGGCTTCGCGCTGGCTGTCGTGCTCACCCCGACGGTCGCCCGGCACACCGGGCCGCAGGTCTGGATCGTCGTGTGTCTCGTCCTGGCAGCCGTCAGCCAGGCAGTGCTCGCGCTCGACGTGACCCTCACGACGCTGCTCGTCTGCGCCGTCCCGCTGGGCCTCGCCGCCCAGGGCGCGAAGATCGCAGTCGACACGATCGTCCAGCGCGACACGCCCGACGAGTACCGAGGCCGGGCGTTCGCGCTCTACGACGTCCTCTACAACACCGGCTTCATCGGAGCGTCCGCCCTCGCCGCGGTGACCTTGCCCGACTCCGGCTACTCGCCGGGACTGTTCGCGGGGATCGCGGTCGCCTACGCTGCAGCGGCGCTCGTCTTCGGCTGCTGGGGCGCCCGGACGCCGAACTGA
- a CDS encoding CCA tRNA nucleotidyltransferase, with translation MPADEAVSAGDVAADVAALQRSATAVLALLAPAVGELGTLFATAGHEISLVGGPVRDAFLGRASADLDFTTSASPDETEALLARWGDAHWDIGKEFGTIGAKKFATADHPEVVVEVTTYRTDEYDPASRKPLVAFGDSLEGDLSRRDFTVNAMAVRLPELTFVDPHGGLVDLARGVLRTPIEAARSFDDDPLRMMRAARFAAQLGFTLDPDARRAITEMAERITIVSAERVRDELNKLLLGREPRLGLVVFVETGLATHVLPELPGMKLAIDEHHRHKDVYEHSLTVLDQAIDLETGPDGPVPGPDLVLRIAALLHDCGKPATRRFEQGGTVSFHHHEAVGAKLTAKRMRALRYDKETIAQVTRLVELHLRFHGYGEGAWTDSAVRRYVTDAGPLLERLHRLTRADCTTRNRRKAQRLSTAYDGLEARIAELRGQEELASIRPDLDGEQIMAILSIPPGRDVGAAYQFLMELRLDRGPIGADAAREELLGWWGERGA, from the coding sequence ATCCCGGCCGACGAGGCCGTCTCAGCGGGTGATGTCGCTGCGGACGTCGCTGCCCTGCAGCGCAGTGCCACAGCCGTTCTTGCGCTGCTCGCACCGGCGGTGGGTGAGCTCGGGACCCTCTTCGCGACCGCCGGACACGAGATCTCTCTCGTCGGAGGGCCGGTCCGTGACGCGTTCCTCGGCAGGGCCAGCGCGGACCTCGACTTCACCACGTCCGCGAGCCCGGACGAGACCGAGGCGCTGCTCGCGCGGTGGGGGGACGCCCACTGGGACATCGGCAAGGAGTTCGGCACGATCGGCGCCAAGAAGTTCGCCACGGCAGACCACCCGGAGGTCGTCGTCGAGGTGACGACGTATCGGACCGACGAGTACGACCCCGCGTCGCGCAAGCCGCTCGTCGCGTTCGGCGACTCGCTCGAAGGGGACCTGTCCCGCCGTGACTTCACGGTCAACGCCATGGCGGTCCGTCTCCCGGAGCTCACGTTCGTCGACCCGCACGGCGGCCTCGTCGACCTCGCCCGAGGTGTCCTGCGGACCCCGATCGAGGCCGCGCGGTCCTTCGACGACGACCCCTTGCGGATGATGCGCGCGGCGCGCTTCGCGGCGCAGCTCGGGTTCACGCTCGACCCTGATGCCCGCCGTGCCATCACGGAGATGGCTGAACGCATCACGATCGTCTCCGCTGAACGAGTACGGGACGAGCTGAACAAGCTGTTGCTCGGTCGGGAGCCGCGGCTCGGTCTGGTGGTCTTCGTCGAGACCGGCCTGGCGACGCACGTGCTCCCGGAGCTGCCAGGCATGAAGCTGGCGATCGACGAGCACCACCGTCACAAGGACGTCTACGAGCACTCGCTCACGGTGCTCGACCAGGCGATCGACCTGGAGACGGGACCTGACGGGCCGGTGCCCGGACCAGACCTCGTCCTGCGCATCGCGGCCCTGCTCCACGACTGCGGCAAGCCCGCGACCCGGCGCTTCGAGCAGGGCGGCACGGTGAGCTTCCACCACCACGAGGCCGTCGGCGCCAAGCTCACCGCCAAGCGCATGCGCGCGCTGCGCTACGACAAGGAGACGATCGCGCAGGTGACCCGGCTCGTCGAGCTGCACCTGCGGTTCCACGGCTACGGCGAGGGTGCCTGGACGGACTCTGCGGTGCGTCGGTACGTGACGGACGCCGGGCCGCTCCTCGAGCGCCTGCACCGGCTGACCCGCGCGGACTGCACCACGCGCAACCGTCGGAAGGCGCAGCGGCTCTCCACCGCCTACGACGGGCTGGAGGCGCGGATCGCAGAGCTGCGCGGTCAAGAGGAGCTGGCGTCGATCCGTCCAGACCTCGACGGCGAGCAGATCATGGCGATCCTCTCGATCCCACCGGGGCGTGACGTGGGGGCGGCGTACCAGTTCCTCATGGAGCTTCGGCTCGACAGAGGCCCGATCGGAGCGGACGCCGCACGCGAGGAGCTGCTCGGCTGGTGGGGCGAGCGCGGAGCCTGA
- a CDS encoding NUDIX domain-containing protein, which produces MSTPAHSEGRSQVPAPPGGHPLRINPQESRPTTGHSAHGVHGSALTSDLPVVEETSAGGLVVEILDGLHHAAVIARRNRAGRLEWCLPKGHLEGEETAEEAAVREIAEETGITGSIQRRLGVIDYWFTGDDRRVHKVVHHFLLSAVGGFLTVEGDPDSEAEDVAWVAFADLPATLSYPNERRLAAAALDLLTRPTDPGQDTPTHR; this is translated from the coding sequence ATGTCCACTCCCGCGCACTCTGAGGGCCGCTCGCAGGTCCCCGCGCCGCCGGGTGGTCACCCCCTGCGGATCAACCCGCAAGAATCCCGCCCGACGACGGGTCACAGCGCCCACGGCGTCCACGGCAGCGCGCTGACCTCAGACCTCCCGGTCGTCGAAGAGACGTCCGCCGGCGGGCTCGTCGTCGAGATCCTCGACGGGCTCCACCACGCGGCCGTCATCGCACGGCGCAACCGCGCCGGCCGCCTCGAGTGGTGCCTGCCCAAGGGACACCTCGAAGGAGAAGAGACCGCCGAAGAAGCCGCGGTCCGCGAGATCGCCGAAGAGACGGGAATCACCGGCTCCATCCAGCGGCGCCTCGGCGTGATCGACTACTGGTTCACCGGCGACGACCGTCGCGTGCACAAGGTCGTCCACCACTTCCTGCTCTCTGCGGTGGGCGGGTTCCTCACGGTCGAGGGCGACCCAGACAGCGAGGCCGAGGACGTCGCCTGGGTAGCGTTCGCAGATCTTCCGGCGACGCTGAGCTATCCCAACGAGCGACGCCTGGCGGCAGCTGCTCTCGACCTCCTCACTCGTCCGACAGATCCCGGACAGGACACCCCGACCCACAGATGA
- a CDS encoding DUF6049 family protein, translated as MRRLHAPLAARDGSGTPIADRVRAGLSALTLVAATLLGAALPAAPASAALDDDEAIVSVQLVSLAPEVTRPGDTLTVVVEIQNTGPTEITSPQAELSVSPVSISTRNTLAAWEENGLEGSLGSSLATTMLPGPLPPGATAVVTLEAPADSMQLRTGVSSWGPRGLAVAVTGDTASTAADERLGVLRTYVVWFPVDDAAVNPVQVSVLVPVVGPPVDTLAPQVAEETLAEETAAGGRLATLLASTQGLPGVTLAVDPVLVPSSSDETDEASDEASDEPTSKPTDEATDDPAAPDPTEPEATWVETLLAQAAEREVYALPRYDQDWGAFADAGLPAPASSDLPTALSAWRTDLSWPAEAEPDTATLGLVVSSGAPTVVVGPQALMPDVGLTYTPTGRATATTDAGDAALLVPDATLSALLEAPAQTTPASARQRVLAELAVIARERPGDQRHVFVTVPRDWSPDATTAQAQLASMDTVPWSSLQPVSTLAAAPDPGVSRAPLPEAASSSEGELDPAIMRNLRKTSADISAFSSIVPDPAEITAPLDEAVLAATSIGWRSDVAGRSAAIDRIHASAASTTASITILGQSDFTLISTGSAIPIDISNTLTQPATVIVALDPDDPRLVAESSVTVTVPAGSDASVSIPVKAIGSGDVTVNVQILAQSGAVVAHPFAFEVRVRAGWETIGTVVVTVLLVLFLAGGVIRTIHRGRSDRRASAAVVEQLERSEQTGELAVLLDAQSVKPAPDDEPDPPHHPDDRENHL; from the coding sequence ATGAGACGTCTTCACGCCCCGCTAGCAGCACGTGACGGCTCCGGCACACCGATCGCGGACCGTGTGCGTGCCGGGCTCTCTGCACTCACGCTCGTTGCGGCCACCCTGCTCGGCGCCGCCCTTCCCGCGGCCCCTGCCTCGGCCGCGCTCGACGACGACGAGGCGATCGTCAGCGTCCAGCTCGTGTCCCTCGCACCCGAGGTGACGCGACCTGGAGACACCCTCACCGTCGTCGTCGAGATCCAGAACACCGGCCCGACCGAGATCACGTCGCCACAGGCCGAGCTGAGCGTGTCACCCGTCTCGATCTCGACGCGGAACACGTTGGCCGCCTGGGAGGAGAACGGGCTGGAGGGCAGCCTCGGCTCCTCGCTCGCGACGACGATGCTGCCCGGACCTCTCCCGCCTGGTGCCACGGCGGTCGTGACGCTCGAAGCGCCTGCCGACTCCATGCAGCTGCGGACCGGCGTCAGCAGCTGGGGGCCCCGCGGGCTCGCTGTCGCGGTCACCGGTGACACGGCCAGCACGGCCGCGGACGAGAGGCTCGGGGTGCTGCGCACGTACGTCGTGTGGTTCCCGGTCGACGACGCAGCGGTCAACCCGGTGCAGGTGAGCGTGCTCGTCCCTGTCGTCGGCCCCCCTGTGGACACGCTCGCACCGCAGGTCGCCGAGGAGACTCTCGCGGAGGAGACTGCCGCCGGCGGCAGGCTCGCGACGCTTCTCGCCAGCACCCAGGGCCTCCCCGGTGTCACTCTGGCGGTCGACCCGGTCCTGGTCCCCTCGTCGTCGGACGAGACCGACGAAGCGTCGGACGAAGCGTCGGACGAACCGACCAGCAAACCGACCGACGAAGCGACCGACGATCCTGCGGCTCCTGACCCGACCGAGCCGGAGGCGACCTGGGTCGAGACCCTGCTCGCCCAGGCTGCCGAGCGCGAGGTCTACGCCCTCCCCCGCTACGACCAGGACTGGGGCGCGTTCGCGGACGCCGGCCTGCCCGCTCCCGCGTCGAGCGACCTTCCGACAGCCCTCTCCGCGTGGCGCACCGACCTCTCGTGGCCCGCAGAGGCGGAACCAGACACGGCGACCCTCGGGCTGGTCGTGAGCTCTGGGGCGCCCACCGTCGTCGTCGGCCCGCAGGCCCTCATGCCCGACGTGGGCCTCACGTACACCCCCACCGGGCGCGCCACCGCGACCACAGACGCCGGCGACGCCGCCCTGCTCGTCCCGGACGCGACGCTCAGCGCACTCCTCGAGGCGCCCGCCCAGACGACGCCGGCGAGCGCACGCCAACGCGTGCTCGCCGAGCTCGCCGTCATCGCACGGGAACGCCCCGGTGACCAACGGCACGTCTTCGTCACGGTCCCCCGTGACTGGTCACCTGACGCGACGACCGCCCAGGCCCAGCTCGCGAGCATGGACACGGTCCCGTGGTCGTCTCTCCAGCCGGTCTCGACGCTCGCTGCTGCGCCAGACCCGGGGGTCTCGCGAGCTCCTCTGCCTGAGGCAGCCAGCAGCTCCGAGGGCGAGCTCGACCCCGCCATCATGAGGAACCTCCGTAAGACGAGCGCCGACATCTCCGCGTTCTCGAGCATCGTCCCCGACCCAGCAGAGATCACTGCGCCGCTCGACGAAGCGGTGCTCGCGGCGACCTCGATCGGGTGGCGGTCGGACGTCGCCGGCCGGTCAGCAGCGATCGACCGCATCCATGCCTCGGCGGCCTCCACCACGGCATCCATCACCATCCTCGGTCAGAGCGACTTCACCCTCATCAGCACGGGCAGCGCGATCCCCATCGACATCAGCAACACCCTCACGCAGCCCGCGACGGTCATCGTCGCGCTCGATCCCGACGACCCGCGTCTCGTCGCCGAGAGCTCAGTGACCGTCACCGTCCCCGCCGGCTCGGACGCGTCCGTGAGCATCCCCGTCAAGGCCATCGGGAGCGGCGACGTCACGGTGAACGTGCAGATCCTCGCCCAGAGCGGCGCCGTGGTCGCCCACCCCTTCGCCTTCGAGGTCCGCGTCCGTGCCGGCTGGGAGACCATCGGGACGGTCGTCGTCACGGTGCTTCTCGTCCTCTTCCTCGCCGGCGGTGTGATCCGGACCATCCACCGCGGACGGTCAGACCGTCGTGCGTCCGCGGCCGTGGTGGAGCAGCTCGAGCGGAGCGAGCAGACCGGTGAGCTGGCAGTCCTCCTCGACGCACAGTCCGTCAAGCCCGCACCCGACGACGAACCCGATCCCCCTCATCACCCCGACGACAGAGAGAACCACCTGTGA